One region of Termitidicoccus mucosus genomic DNA includes:
- a CDS encoding porin family protein: protein MKTHLSKLALLSIGLLSAGVMLSAQTAGFVKKTSYGMTVGANVARLTIEGMPSGTLAKSKSGFQFGAFADCAFHQNWSLIPELRYIQKGGKYESGGLIAEFELDYVEAPVNVAFKIDMGDGGRALLFGGVYLAGKVADKAEIGGQREGIDDVKTLDYGLNLGAGYQYGRFSLKLQYSKGLANISDTSGITVKNKECVSLSVGCSF, encoded by the coding sequence ATGAAAACACACCTGTCCAAACTGGCCCTGTTGTCCATCGGTCTGCTCTCCGCCGGCGTAATGCTGTCCGCGCAAACCGCCGGCTTCGTCAAAAAAACCAGCTACGGCATGACCGTCGGCGCGAACGTCGCGCGGCTGACCATCGAAGGGATGCCCTCCGGCACCTTGGCCAAATCCAAGAGCGGTTTCCAGTTTGGAGCCTTCGCCGACTGCGCCTTCCATCAAAACTGGTCGCTGATTCCCGAGCTGCGTTACATCCAGAAGGGCGGGAAATATGAATCCGGCGGACTCATCGCCGAATTCGAACTGGACTATGTGGAGGCTCCCGTGAACGTGGCTTTCAAAATCGACATGGGCGACGGCGGCAGGGCGCTGCTTTTCGGCGGCGTGTATCTGGCCGGCAAAGTGGCTGACAAGGCCGAGATCGGGGGACAACGCGAGGGCATAGATGACGTCAAAACCCTCGACTACGGCCTGAATCTTGGCGCGGGCTACCAATACGGCAGGTTTTCCTTGAAACTCCAATACAGCAAGGGGCTGGCGAACATCAGCGACACTTCCGGCATCACGGTCAAAAACAAGGAATGTGTTTCCCTGTCAGTCGGCTGCTCGTTTTGA
- a CDS encoding SMI1/KNR4 family protein: MMTKDEIRLMLRSIPDVRAADFNQPTEADWVSLEATFNTRFPPEFKAFIELMAEFSFPGDIYNVTSAGQTNGNDSIMTVYANEKSSSSWPERLVPFYGIGNGDYFALGVDDGAVYYRYHEDQCVEKYSASFDEWLRRLPSFMNGDPN, encoded by the coding sequence ATGATGACGAAAGACGAAATTCGGTTGATGTTGCGTTCGATTCCCGACGTTAGGGCTGCTGACTTTAATCAGCCCACTGAGGCGGATTGGGTTTCGCTCGAAGCGACGTTCAATACCCGATTTCCGCCAGAGTTTAAGGCGTTCATCGAGTTGATGGCTGAATTTTCTTTTCCGGGAGACATCTACAATGTGACTTCAGCAGGCCAAACGAACGGTAACGATTCGATCATGACGGTTTACGCCAACGAAAAGTCGTCGTCCAGTTGGCCTGAGCGTTTGGTTCCGTTCTACGGAATAGGAAATGGAGACTACTTCGCACTGGGGGTCGATGATGGAGCGGTTTATTATCGTTATCATGAGGATCAATGCGTCGAAAAATATAGCGCGTCATTTGACGAATGGTTGCGGCGACTGCCCTCTTTCATGAACGGAGACCCAAATTAG
- a CDS encoding DUF4304 domain-containing protein — protein MKMSKKTLEVVFDRVLQTAGFTKKTAAWYRQAPGALQLLDIQKSAYRAQFYVNLCCVPNGMVVEGMPLPKEHKCPIGIRLTAAFSERAKEVEDLLNLENPIDPIQRSEKLAMILETLALPFFEHMRDAVSLKMAIEKGVFQRGRVNLKAKVYLKVNEPQQ, from the coding sequence ATGAAGATGTCGAAAAAAACTTTAGAGGTGGTTTTTGACCGAGTTCTTCAAACTGCCGGATTCACGAAGAAAACGGCAGCTTGGTATCGGCAAGCGCCCGGTGCGCTTCAACTCCTTGACATCCAAAAGTCGGCTTATCGGGCACAATTTTATGTCAACCTGTGTTGTGTGCCTAACGGGATGGTGGTGGAAGGTATGCCACTGCCTAAAGAGCATAAATGCCCCATAGGCATTCGTCTTACTGCTGCGTTTAGCGAGCGAGCCAAGGAAGTCGAAGATCTACTCAATCTCGAAAACCCGATTGATCCGATACAACGTTCAGAAAAGTTAGCCATGATTTTAGAAACATTGGCACTCCCTTTTTTTGAACACATGAGGGACGCAGTGTCTTTGAAGATGGCGATTGAGAAAGGTGTTTTTCAACGAGGTCGGGTGAATTTAAAAGCAAAGGTCTATCTGAAGGTGAATGAACCTCAGCAGTGA
- a CDS encoding AraC family transcriptional regulator translates to MPNELEILIPCEACACELAWHARRGDRFSHTLRQGEVGILPADIRHSKRWLHDACAILLNLKRSWVDSFGPNLVSEVLVEPLECYSMQDPLIAGLTSELKRESHRERMDAFDHVAALGHCLAARVLLVLAERHKPRTAAKRQLGDATLHRVTDYIEAHLGEKITLAMLAREARLSPNHFSVLFKATLGVTPEQYVLRARLLRAKALIETGSYTVNQVAYMTGFSDHSHLTVQFKRQFGVPPRAYLPRIRTT, encoded by the coding sequence TTGCCGAATGAACTCGAAATTCTGATCCCATGCGAAGCCTGCGCTTGCGAATTAGCCTGGCACGCCCGGCGCGGAGACAGATTCAGCCATACACTTCGGCAAGGGGAAGTTGGCATTCTGCCCGCCGATATTCGGCATTCCAAGCGATGGCTGCACGACGCCTGCGCGATCCTGCTTAATTTGAAGCGAAGCTGGGTGGATAGCTTTGGTCCCAATCTCGTCTCCGAGGTGTTGGTGGAACCACTCGAATGTTATTCGATGCAGGATCCCTTAATTGCTGGTCTGACAAGCGAATTGAAACGTGAAAGCCACCGCGAGAGAATGGACGCTTTTGACCACGTTGCCGCCTTGGGCCATTGTCTGGCCGCTCGTGTTCTCCTTGTTTTAGCGGAAAGGCACAAACCCCGGACGGCAGCCAAACGCCAGCTTGGTGACGCAACGCTCCACAGAGTTACCGACTATATCGAAGCTCATCTCGGCGAGAAAATCACCCTGGCCATGCTGGCGCGGGAGGCTCGGCTAAGTCCGAACCATTTCAGCGTGCTGTTCAAGGCTACGCTCGGTGTCACTCCGGAGCAATATGTGTTACGCGCCCGGCTCCTTCGCGCGAAAGCCTTGATCGAAACCGGCTCTTATACGGTCAATCAAGTCGCCTACATGACTGGATTTTCGGACCACAGCCATTTGACGGTTCAGTTCAAACGACAGTTCGGAGTGCCGCCTCGTGCCTATCTGCCACGAATTCGCACGACTTAG